A single region of the Equus przewalskii isolate Varuska chromosome 26, EquPr2, whole genome shotgun sequence genome encodes:
- the GOLGA2 gene encoding golgin subfamily A member 2 isoform X21 codes for MALMWPRPYPPCPEMSEETRQMKLAAAKKKLKEYQQKNNLGPFEKKKKKIKNGSSSEITTSDGCHSPEDSHDAENGPSPMDESISLSSTESLRQLSQQLNGLVNESTSYVNGEGLASSANIKNLEKQQNQDILDQLEKEKNEFKQKLAKEQGALREQLQVHIQTIGILVSEKSDLHTALTHTQQAARQKAGELEDLASRLQSSRQRIGELERTLSAVSMQQKQADKYNKDLTKERDALKLELYKNNKNNEDLKQQNSELEEKLLVLLTKKDSMQLEVEELRKKLEMSELLLQQFSSPSEPRDSNQQLQQALEEQAQLQRQVEELKYLLKQLQVERDHYVVNLKEQNAFWQEKMKQMSEKLFELREEKECSMSQVQVLETSLAELRNQIAVPPPQEPPAGPSEVEQRLQAEAEQLQKEVKSLAGQLQAQVQDNESLSRLNQEQELRLLELQRAAESWDEQVEQHKRLLETMEGDRSTISRALSQNRELKSQLAELQDGFVRLTNDNMEITSALHSEQHVKNELAKKVGQLQEKLGDLKETVELKSQEAQSLQQQRDQYASHLQQYVAAYQQVACEKEELHKQVLVQTHIMDRLQHEEIQGQAAAETTRQELQETQERLEAANQQNQQLQAQLSLMAVPGEGDGLDGEEEEEEAPRPKLSMPEYLESQEAMVAFFNSALASAEEEQAQLRGQLKEQKQRCRRLAHLAASTQHELEKASAPGTRGDSVPGETHQALQVAMDKLQNRFTELMQEKVDLKDRVEELEHRCIQLSGETDTIGEYIALYQNQRAVLKERHREKEAYISRLARDKEEMKVKLLELQELVLRLVNERNEWYGKFVAAAQNPAGEAPAAPSAAQELGTVDSQNTAQDDLHEVSLADNVEPTQGEALLGQANPENLTAQQIMQLLREIQNPQEYPGLGNNPCIPFFYRADENDEVKVMVI; via the exons ATGGCGCTGATGTGGCCCCGCCCTTACCCTCCCTGTCCCGAGATGTCGGAAGAAACCCGACAGATGAAATTGGCCGCGgccaaaaaaaag TTGAAGGAATATCAGCAGAAGAACAACCTTGGTCCTTtcgaaaagaagaaaaagaagattaaaaatggCAGTAGCTCTGAGATAACCACTTCTGATGGTTGTCACTCTCCTGAGGAT AGCCATGATGCTGAAAATGGTCCTAGTCCCATGGATGAAAGCAT ATCCCTTTCATCTACCGAGAGCCTGCGCCAGCTTTCTCAGCAGCTCAACGGTCTTGTGAACGAG TCTACATCGTACGTCAATGGGGAGGGCCTAGCATCTTCTGCTAATATAAAGAATCTGGAG AAACAGCAGAACCAGGACATTTTGGATCAACTAGAGAAA GAGAAGAACGAATTTAAGCAAAAGCTTGCGAAGGAGCAAGGAGCTCTAAGAGAGCAGCTGCAG GTTCACATTCAGACCATAGGGATTCTAGTGTCTGAGAAGTCAGATTTACATACCGCCCTGACTCATACTCAACAAGCAGCGAGACAGAAAGCAG GAGAGTTGGAGGATCTTGCTAGTCGTCTGCAGTCTTCCCGGCAGCGTATAGGGGAGCTAGAGCGgacactatctgctgtgtccatgcAGCAGAAACAGGCCGACAAG TACAACAAGGATTTAACCAAAGAGCGAGATGCCCTCAAGCTGGAGTTATACAAGAACAA CAAAAACAATGAGGACCTGAAGCAGCAGAACTCAGAATTGGAGGAGAAGCTTCTGGTCTTGTTGACAAAGAAGGACTCCATGCAGCTCGAGGTGGAGGAGCTCCGCAAGAAACTGGAGATGTCAGAGCTCCTACTGCAACAA TTTTCTAGTCCATCTGAACCCCGTGATAGCAACCAGCAGTTACAGCAGGCCCTGGAAGAGCAGGCACAGCTGCAGAGACAAGTGGAGGAG CTGAAGTATTTGCTAAAGCAACTGCAAGTGGAGAGAGACCACTATGTGGTGAATCTGAAAGAACAGAATGCCTTTTGGCAGGAGAAGATGAAGCAGATGTCAGAGAAG CTGTTCGAgttgagggaggagaaggagtgCAGCATGAGTCAGGTGCAGGTGCTGGAGACCAGCTTGGCCGAACTGAGGAACCAGATAG CTGTTCCCCCACCCCAGGAGCCCCCAGCAGGGCCATCTGAGGTGGAACAGCGGCTACAGGCAGAAGCTGAACAGCTTCAGAAGGAAGTGAAGAGCCTGGCAGGGCAGCTGCAGGCCCAAGTCCAGGACAACGAAAGCCTGAGTCGCCTGAATCAGGAGCAGGAGCTGCGGCTGCTGGAGCTGCAACGGGCGGCTGAGTCATGGGACGAGCAGGTGGAGCAGCATAAGCGGCTTCTGGAGACCATGGAGGGCGACCGCAGCACCATCAGCCGCGCTCTCTCCCAGAACCGCGAGCTCAAGTCGCAGCTGGCCGAGCTGCAGGATGGCTTCGTCAGGCTG ACCAATGATAATATGGAGATTACCAGTGCGCTGCACTCAGAGCAGCATGTCAAGAACGAGCTGGCCAAGAAGGTGGGCCAGCTACAGGAGAAGCTGGGAGACCTGAAGGAGACG GTGGAACTGAAGAGCCAGGAGGCTCAGAGTCTGCAGCAGCAGCGAGACCAGTATGCGAGCCACCTGCAGCAGTATGTGGCCGCCTATCAGCAGGTGGCCTGTGAGAAGGAGGAGCTCCACAAGCAGGTCCTGGTGCAGACCCACATCATGGACCGGCTGCAGCACGAGGAAATTCAGGGCCAGGCGGCGGCCGAGACCACCCGCCAAGAGTTGCAGGAGACCCAG GAGCGCCTAGAAGCTGCTAACCAGCAGAACCAGCAGCTACAGGCCCAGCTGAGCCTCATGGCTGTGCCTGGGGAAG GAGATGGACTGGATGgcgaagaggaggaggaggaggctccCCGGCCGAAGCTGAGCATGCCAGAGTACCTAGAGAGCCAAGAGGCCATG GTGGCATTTTTTAACTCGGCCTTAGCCAGTGCTGAGGAAGAGCAGGCACAGCTGCGCGGGCAGCTGAAGGAGCAAAAGCAGCGCTGCCGGCGCCTGGCTCACCTGGCAGCCTCAACCCAGCATGAGCTGGAGAAGGCCTCAGCCCCTGGGACCAGGGGCGACAGTGTGCCTGGGGAGACCCACCAGGCCCTTCAGGTGGCCATGGACAAGTTGCAG AACCGCTTTACAGAGCTGATGCAAGAGAAAGTGGATCTGAAGGATCGCGTGGAGGAGCTGGAGCATCGCTGTATCCAGCTGTCTGGAGAGACAGACACCATTG GAGAATACATTGCCCTCTACCAGAATCAGAGGGCAGTGCTGAAGGAGCGGCACCGGGAGAAGGAGGCATACATTAGCCGGCTGGCTCGGGACAAGGAGGAGATGAAG GTGAAGCTGCTGGAGCTACAGGAGCTGGTGTTACGCTTGGTGAATGAGCGTAATGAATGGTATGGCAAGTTTGTGGCAGCCGCCCAGAACCCTGCTGGTGAGGCCCCTGCAGCACCCTCAGCTGCCCAGGAGCTTGGCACTGTCGATAGCCAAAACACTGCTCAGGATG ATCTCCACGAGGTGAGCCTCGCCGACAATGTGGAGCCTACCCAGGGAGAGGCCCTGCTGGGCCAGGCTAACCCTGAGAACCTCACTGCGCAGCAGATCATGCAGCTGCTGCGTGAAATTCAGAATCCCCAGGAGTACCCAGGCTTGGGCAACAACCCCTGCATCCCCTTCTTCTACCGGGCCGATGAAAACGACGAAGTGAAGGTCATGGTGATCTGA
- the GOLGA2 gene encoding golgin subfamily A member 2 isoform X18, translating into MALMWPRPYPPCPEMSEETRQMKLAAAKKKLKEYQQKNNLGPFEKKKKKIKNGSSSEITTSDGCHSPEDIQDILKVLVSDLNRSNGVALPSLDNWKSHDAENGPSPMDESISLSSTESLRQLSQQLNGLVNESTSYVNGEGLASSANIKNLEKQQNQDILDQLEKEKNEFKQKLAKEQGALREQLQVHIQTIGILVSEKSDLHTALTHTQQAARQKAGELEDLASRLQSSRQRIGELERTLSAVSMQQKQADKYNKDLTKERDALKLELYKNNKNNEDLKQQNSELEEKLLVLLTKKDSMQLEVEELRKKLEMSELLLQQFSSPSEPRDSNQQLQQALEEQAQLQRQVEELKYLLKQLQVERDHYVVNLKEQNAFWQEKMKQMSEKLFELREEKECSMSQVQVLETSLAELRNQIAVPPPQEPPAGPSEVEQRLQAEAEQLQKEVKSLAGQLQAQVQDNESLSRLNQEQELRLLELQRAAESWDEQVEQHKRLLETMEGDRSTISRALSQNRELKSQLAELQDGFVRLTNDNMEITSALHSEQHVKNELAKKVGQLQEKLGDLKETVELKSQEAQSLQQQRDQYASHLQQYVAAYQQVACEKEELHKQVLVQTHIMDRLQHEEIQGQAAAETTRQELQETQERLEAANQQNQQLQAQLSLMAVPGEGDGLDGEEEEEEAPRPKLSMPEYLESQEAMVAFFNSALASAEEEQAQLRGQLKEQKQRCRRLAHLAASTQHELEKASAPGTRGDSVPGETHQALQVAMDKLQNRFTELMQEKVDLKDRVEELEHRCIQLSGETDTIGEYIALYQNQRAVLKERHREKEAYISRLARDKEEMKVKLLELQELVLRLVNERNEWYGKFVAAAQNPAGEAPAAPSAAQELGTVDSQNTAQDDLHEVSLADNVEPTQGEALLGQANPENLTAQQIMQLLREIQNPQEYPGLGNNPCIPFFYRADENDEVKVMVI; encoded by the exons ATGGCGCTGATGTGGCCCCGCCCTTACCCTCCCTGTCCCGAGATGTCGGAAGAAACCCGACAGATGAAATTGGCCGCGgccaaaaaaaag TTGAAGGAATATCAGCAGAAGAACAACCTTGGTCCTTtcgaaaagaagaaaaagaagattaaaaatggCAGTAGCTCTGAGATAACCACTTCTGATGGTTGTCACTCTCCTGAGGAT ATTCAGGACATTCTGAAGGTGCTGGTGTCTGACCTTAACCGCTCCAATGGGGTAGCACTCCCCTCATTGGACAATTGGAAG AGCCATGATGCTGAAAATGGTCCTAGTCCCATGGATGAAAGCAT ATCCCTTTCATCTACCGAGAGCCTGCGCCAGCTTTCTCAGCAGCTCAACGGTCTTGTGAACGAG TCTACATCGTACGTCAATGGGGAGGGCCTAGCATCTTCTGCTAATATAAAGAATCTGGAG AAACAGCAGAACCAGGACATTTTGGATCAACTAGAGAAA GAGAAGAACGAATTTAAGCAAAAGCTTGCGAAGGAGCAAGGAGCTCTAAGAGAGCAGCTGCAG GTTCACATTCAGACCATAGGGATTCTAGTGTCTGAGAAGTCAGATTTACATACCGCCCTGACTCATACTCAACAAGCAGCGAGACAGAAAGCAG GAGAGTTGGAGGATCTTGCTAGTCGTCTGCAGTCTTCCCGGCAGCGTATAGGGGAGCTAGAGCGgacactatctgctgtgtccatgcAGCAGAAACAGGCCGACAAG TACAACAAGGATTTAACCAAAGAGCGAGATGCCCTCAAGCTGGAGTTATACAAGAACAA CAAAAACAATGAGGACCTGAAGCAGCAGAACTCAGAATTGGAGGAGAAGCTTCTGGTCTTGTTGACAAAGAAGGACTCCATGCAGCTCGAGGTGGAGGAGCTCCGCAAGAAACTGGAGATGTCAGAGCTCCTACTGCAACAA TTTTCTAGTCCATCTGAACCCCGTGATAGCAACCAGCAGTTACAGCAGGCCCTGGAAGAGCAGGCACAGCTGCAGAGACAAGTGGAGGAG CTGAAGTATTTGCTAAAGCAACTGCAAGTGGAGAGAGACCACTATGTGGTGAATCTGAAAGAACAGAATGCCTTTTGGCAGGAGAAGATGAAGCAGATGTCAGAGAAG CTGTTCGAgttgagggaggagaaggagtgCAGCATGAGTCAGGTGCAGGTGCTGGAGACCAGCTTGGCCGAACTGAGGAACCAGATAG CTGTTCCCCCACCCCAGGAGCCCCCAGCAGGGCCATCTGAGGTGGAACAGCGGCTACAGGCAGAAGCTGAACAGCTTCAGAAGGAAGTGAAGAGCCTGGCAGGGCAGCTGCAGGCCCAAGTCCAGGACAACGAAAGCCTGAGTCGCCTGAATCAGGAGCAGGAGCTGCGGCTGCTGGAGCTGCAACGGGCGGCTGAGTCATGGGACGAGCAGGTGGAGCAGCATAAGCGGCTTCTGGAGACCATGGAGGGCGACCGCAGCACCATCAGCCGCGCTCTCTCCCAGAACCGCGAGCTCAAGTCGCAGCTGGCCGAGCTGCAGGATGGCTTCGTCAGGCTG ACCAATGATAATATGGAGATTACCAGTGCGCTGCACTCAGAGCAGCATGTCAAGAACGAGCTGGCCAAGAAGGTGGGCCAGCTACAGGAGAAGCTGGGAGACCTGAAGGAGACG GTGGAACTGAAGAGCCAGGAGGCTCAGAGTCTGCAGCAGCAGCGAGACCAGTATGCGAGCCACCTGCAGCAGTATGTGGCCGCCTATCAGCAGGTGGCCTGTGAGAAGGAGGAGCTCCACAAGCAGGTCCTGGTGCAGACCCACATCATGGACCGGCTGCAGCACGAGGAAATTCAGGGCCAGGCGGCGGCCGAGACCACCCGCCAAGAGTTGCAGGAGACCCAG GAGCGCCTAGAAGCTGCTAACCAGCAGAACCAGCAGCTACAGGCCCAGCTGAGCCTCATGGCTGTGCCTGGGGAAG GAGATGGACTGGATGgcgaagaggaggaggaggaggctccCCGGCCGAAGCTGAGCATGCCAGAGTACCTAGAGAGCCAAGAGGCCATG GTGGCATTTTTTAACTCGGCCTTAGCCAGTGCTGAGGAAGAGCAGGCACAGCTGCGCGGGCAGCTGAAGGAGCAAAAGCAGCGCTGCCGGCGCCTGGCTCACCTGGCAGCCTCAACCCAGCATGAGCTGGAGAAGGCCTCAGCCCCTGGGACCAGGGGCGACAGTGTGCCTGGGGAGACCCACCAGGCCCTTCAGGTGGCCATGGACAAGTTGCAG AACCGCTTTACAGAGCTGATGCAAGAGAAAGTGGATCTGAAGGATCGCGTGGAGGAGCTGGAGCATCGCTGTATCCAGCTGTCTGGAGAGACAGACACCATTG GAGAATACATTGCCCTCTACCAGAATCAGAGGGCAGTGCTGAAGGAGCGGCACCGGGAGAAGGAGGCATACATTAGCCGGCTGGCTCGGGACAAGGAGGAGATGAAG GTGAAGCTGCTGGAGCTACAGGAGCTGGTGTTACGCTTGGTGAATGAGCGTAATGAATGGTATGGCAAGTTTGTGGCAGCCGCCCAGAACCCTGCTGGTGAGGCCCCTGCAGCACCCTCAGCTGCCCAGGAGCTTGGCACTGTCGATAGCCAAAACACTGCTCAGGATG ATCTCCACGAGGTGAGCCTCGCCGACAATGTGGAGCCTACCCAGGGAGAGGCCCTGCTGGGCCAGGCTAACCCTGAGAACCTCACTGCGCAGCAGATCATGCAGCTGCTGCGTGAAATTCAGAATCCCCAGGAGTACCCAGGCTTGGGCAACAACCCCTGCATCCCCTTCTTCTACCGGGCCGATGAAAACGACGAAGTGAAGGTCATGGTGATCTGA
- the GOLGA2 gene encoding golgin subfamily A member 2 isoform X10 translates to MALMWPRPYPPCPEMSEETRQMKLAAAKKKLREYQKKNHLGPFAKKKTKIKNGSSSEITTSDGCHSPEDLKEYQQKNNLGPFEKKKKKIKNGSSSEITTSDGCHSPEDIQDILKVLVSDLNRSNGVALPSLDNWKSHDAENGPSPMDESISLSSTESLRQLSQQLNGLVNESTSYVNGEGLASSANIKNLEKQQNQDILDQLEKEKNEFKQKLAKEQGALREQLQVHIQTIGILVSEKSDLHTALTHTQQAARQKAGELEDLASRLQSSRQRIGELERTLSAVSMQQKQADKYNKDLTKERDALKLELYKNNKNNEDLKQQNSELEEKLLVLLTKKDSMQLEVEELRKKLEMSELLLQQFSSPSEPRDSNQQLQQALEEQAQLQRQVEELKYLLKQLQVERDHYVVNLKEQNAFWQEKMKQMSEKLFELREEKECSMSQVQVLETSLAELRNQIAVPPPQEPPAGPSEVEQRLQAEAEQLQKEVKSLAGQLQAQVQDNESLSRLNQEQELRLLELQRAAESWDEQVEQHKRLLETMEGDRSTISRALSQNRELKSQLAELQDGFVRLTNDNMEITSALHSEQHVKNELAKKVGQLQEKLGDLKETVELKSQEAQSLQQQRDQYASHLQQYVAAYQQVACEKEELHKQVLVQTHIMDRLQHEEIQGQAAAETTRQELQETQERLEAANQQNQQLQAQLSLMAVPGEGDGLDGEEEEEEAPRPKLSMPEYLESQEAMVAFFNSALASAEEEQAQLRGQLKEQKQRCRRLAHLAASTQHELEKASAPGTRGDSVPGETHQALQVAMDKLQNRFTELMQEKVDLKDRVEELEHRCIQLSGETDTIGEYIALYQNQRAVLKERHREKEAYISRLARDKEEMKVKLLELQELVLRLVNERNEWYGKFVAAAQNPAGEAPAAPSAAQELGTVDSQNTAQDDLHEVSLADNVEPTQGEALLGQANPENLTAQQIMQLLREIQNPQEYPGLGNNPCIPFFYRADENDEVKVMVI, encoded by the exons ATGGCGCTGATGTGGCCCCGCCCTTACCCTCCCTGTCCCGAGATGTCGGAAGAAACCCGACAGATGAAATTGGCCGCGgccaaaaaaaag TTGAGGGAATATCAGAAGAAGAACCACCTTGGTCCTTTCGCAAAGAAGAAAACGAAGATTAAAAATGGCAGTAGCTCTGAGATAACCACTTCTGATGGTTGTCACTCTCCTGAGGAT TTGAAGGAATATCAGCAGAAGAACAACCTTGGTCCTTtcgaaaagaagaaaaagaagattaaaaatggCAGTAGCTCTGAGATAACCACTTCTGATGGTTGTCACTCTCCTGAGGAT ATTCAGGACATTCTGAAGGTGCTGGTGTCTGACCTTAACCGCTCCAATGGGGTAGCACTCCCCTCATTGGACAATTGGAAG AGCCATGATGCTGAAAATGGTCCTAGTCCCATGGATGAAAGCAT ATCCCTTTCATCTACCGAGAGCCTGCGCCAGCTTTCTCAGCAGCTCAACGGTCTTGTGAACGAG TCTACATCGTACGTCAATGGGGAGGGCCTAGCATCTTCTGCTAATATAAAGAATCTGGAG AAACAGCAGAACCAGGACATTTTGGATCAACTAGAGAAA GAGAAGAACGAATTTAAGCAAAAGCTTGCGAAGGAGCAAGGAGCTCTAAGAGAGCAGCTGCAG GTTCACATTCAGACCATAGGGATTCTAGTGTCTGAGAAGTCAGATTTACATACCGCCCTGACTCATACTCAACAAGCAGCGAGACAGAAAGCAG GAGAGTTGGAGGATCTTGCTAGTCGTCTGCAGTCTTCCCGGCAGCGTATAGGGGAGCTAGAGCGgacactatctgctgtgtccatgcAGCAGAAACAGGCCGACAAG TACAACAAGGATTTAACCAAAGAGCGAGATGCCCTCAAGCTGGAGTTATACAAGAACAA CAAAAACAATGAGGACCTGAAGCAGCAGAACTCAGAATTGGAGGAGAAGCTTCTGGTCTTGTTGACAAAGAAGGACTCCATGCAGCTCGAGGTGGAGGAGCTCCGCAAGAAACTGGAGATGTCAGAGCTCCTACTGCAACAA TTTTCTAGTCCATCTGAACCCCGTGATAGCAACCAGCAGTTACAGCAGGCCCTGGAAGAGCAGGCACAGCTGCAGAGACAAGTGGAGGAG CTGAAGTATTTGCTAAAGCAACTGCAAGTGGAGAGAGACCACTATGTGGTGAATCTGAAAGAACAGAATGCCTTTTGGCAGGAGAAGATGAAGCAGATGTCAGAGAAG CTGTTCGAgttgagggaggagaaggagtgCAGCATGAGTCAGGTGCAGGTGCTGGAGACCAGCTTGGCCGAACTGAGGAACCAGATAG CTGTTCCCCCACCCCAGGAGCCCCCAGCAGGGCCATCTGAGGTGGAACAGCGGCTACAGGCAGAAGCTGAACAGCTTCAGAAGGAAGTGAAGAGCCTGGCAGGGCAGCTGCAGGCCCAAGTCCAGGACAACGAAAGCCTGAGTCGCCTGAATCAGGAGCAGGAGCTGCGGCTGCTGGAGCTGCAACGGGCGGCTGAGTCATGGGACGAGCAGGTGGAGCAGCATAAGCGGCTTCTGGAGACCATGGAGGGCGACCGCAGCACCATCAGCCGCGCTCTCTCCCAGAACCGCGAGCTCAAGTCGCAGCTGGCCGAGCTGCAGGATGGCTTCGTCAGGCTG ACCAATGATAATATGGAGATTACCAGTGCGCTGCACTCAGAGCAGCATGTCAAGAACGAGCTGGCCAAGAAGGTGGGCCAGCTACAGGAGAAGCTGGGAGACCTGAAGGAGACG GTGGAACTGAAGAGCCAGGAGGCTCAGAGTCTGCAGCAGCAGCGAGACCAGTATGCGAGCCACCTGCAGCAGTATGTGGCCGCCTATCAGCAGGTGGCCTGTGAGAAGGAGGAGCTCCACAAGCAGGTCCTGGTGCAGACCCACATCATGGACCGGCTGCAGCACGAGGAAATTCAGGGCCAGGCGGCGGCCGAGACCACCCGCCAAGAGTTGCAGGAGACCCAG GAGCGCCTAGAAGCTGCTAACCAGCAGAACCAGCAGCTACAGGCCCAGCTGAGCCTCATGGCTGTGCCTGGGGAAG GAGATGGACTGGATGgcgaagaggaggaggaggaggctccCCGGCCGAAGCTGAGCATGCCAGAGTACCTAGAGAGCCAAGAGGCCATG GTGGCATTTTTTAACTCGGCCTTAGCCAGTGCTGAGGAAGAGCAGGCACAGCTGCGCGGGCAGCTGAAGGAGCAAAAGCAGCGCTGCCGGCGCCTGGCTCACCTGGCAGCCTCAACCCAGCATGAGCTGGAGAAGGCCTCAGCCCCTGGGACCAGGGGCGACAGTGTGCCTGGGGAGACCCACCAGGCCCTTCAGGTGGCCATGGACAAGTTGCAG AACCGCTTTACAGAGCTGATGCAAGAGAAAGTGGATCTGAAGGATCGCGTGGAGGAGCTGGAGCATCGCTGTATCCAGCTGTCTGGAGAGACAGACACCATTG GAGAATACATTGCCCTCTACCAGAATCAGAGGGCAGTGCTGAAGGAGCGGCACCGGGAGAAGGAGGCATACATTAGCCGGCTGGCTCGGGACAAGGAGGAGATGAAG GTGAAGCTGCTGGAGCTACAGGAGCTGGTGTTACGCTTGGTGAATGAGCGTAATGAATGGTATGGCAAGTTTGTGGCAGCCGCCCAGAACCCTGCTGGTGAGGCCCCTGCAGCACCCTCAGCTGCCCAGGAGCTTGGCACTGTCGATAGCCAAAACACTGCTCAGGATG ATCTCCACGAGGTGAGCCTCGCCGACAATGTGGAGCCTACCCAGGGAGAGGCCCTGCTGGGCCAGGCTAACCCTGAGAACCTCACTGCGCAGCAGATCATGCAGCTGCTGCGTGAAATTCAGAATCCCCAGGAGTACCCAGGCTTGGGCAACAACCCCTGCATCCCCTTCTTCTACCGGGCCGATGAAAACGACGAAGTGAAGGTCATGGTGATCTGA